A DNA window from Pseudomonas wuhanensis contains the following coding sequences:
- a CDS encoding chorismate--pyruvate lyase family protein, with translation MPHSKAPSPTLLWLPQSQLTPLPDTSTLNWLFDEGSLTRRLTRLSNDGFSVTPLFEGWQSLRADECAALELTEGSEGWVREVYLRGHGEAWVFARSVAARSALQGDGLHMDELGSRSLGELLFCDQAFQRRAIEVCHYPQAWLPVEAQAPELWGRRSRFDRGALSVLVAEIFLPTLWSAARAHPENC, from the coding sequence GTGCCGCACTCAAAAGCCCCCTCCCCGACGCTGCTCTGGCTCCCACAAAGCCAACTGACGCCCCTCCCCGACACGTCTACGCTCAATTGGTTGTTCGATGAAGGGTCGCTGACCCGACGCCTGACCCGTTTGTCGAATGACGGTTTCAGCGTCACGCCGCTGTTCGAAGGCTGGCAATCGCTGCGCGCCGACGAATGTGCCGCGCTGGAACTGACCGAAGGCAGCGAAGGCTGGGTGCGCGAAGTGTATCTGCGCGGCCACGGTGAAGCCTGGGTGTTTGCCCGCAGCGTGGCGGCGCGTAGCGCGTTGCAGGGCGATGGGTTGCACATGGATGAGCTGGGCAGTCGCTCTCTGGGCGAGTTGCTGTTTTGCGACCAGGCCTTTCAGCGTCGGGCCATCGAGGTTTGTCATTATCCTCAAGCATGGTTGCCGGTGGAGGCTCAGGCGCCTGAACTGTGGGGCCGGCGTTCGCGTTTCGACCGCGGCGCCTTGAGCGTACTGGTGGCCGAGATTTTCCTGCCGACCTTGTGGAGCGCCGCCCGCGCCCATCCGGAGAATTGCTGA
- a CDS encoding rubredoxin → MKKWQCVVCGLIYNEAEGWPDDGIAAGTPWQDVPEDWLCPDCGVGKMDFEMIEIN, encoded by the coding sequence ATGAAAAAGTGGCAATGTGTGGTCTGCGGCCTGATCTATAACGAAGCCGAGGGCTGGCCGGACGACGGTATTGCGGCGGGCACACCATGGCAGGATGTGCCGGAAGACTGGCTGTGCCCGGACTGTGGCGTGGGCAAAATGGATTTCGAAATGATTGAAATCAACTAA
- a CDS encoding NAD(P)/FAD-dependent oxidoreductase has protein sequence MNAPVVIVGTGLAGYNLAREFRKLDGETPLLLITADDGRSYSKPMLSTGFGKNKDADGLSMAEPGAMAEQLKAEVRTHTRISGIDPGHKRLWIGEEAVIYRDLILAWGAETVRAPIEGDAADAVFPINDLEDYARFRAAAAGKHRVLLLGAGLIGCEFANDLILGGYEVQLVAPCEQVMPTLLHPAAAAAVQAGLESLGARFHLGPVLNRLQRVADGLEAHLSDGQVIPCDVVVSAIGLRPRIDLAAAAGVQVNRGVVVDRHLKTSHANIYALGDCAEVDGLNLLYVMPLMSCARALAQTLAGNPTAVSYGPMPITVKTPVCPLVVSPPPRGAEGVWTVEGQGADIKVLCRDSAGKLLGYALTGAAVMEKLALNKELPPLLA, from the coding sequence ATGAACGCACCTGTCGTGATCGTCGGCACTGGGCTGGCTGGCTACAACCTGGCCCGGGAGTTTCGCAAACTCGATGGCGAAACCCCGCTGCTGTTGATTACCGCAGATGACGGACGCTCCTACTCCAAACCGATGCTCTCCACCGGCTTCGGCAAGAATAAAGACGCCGATGGCCTGAGCATGGCCGAACCGGGTGCCATGGCCGAGCAATTGAAGGCCGAAGTGCGTACCCACACGCGCATCAGTGGCATCGATCCTGGCCACAAACGCCTGTGGATCGGCGAAGAGGCGGTGATCTACCGCGACCTGATCCTGGCCTGGGGCGCGGAAACCGTGCGGGCGCCGATCGAAGGCGACGCGGCCGATGCCGTTTTCCCGATCAACGACCTTGAAGACTACGCCCGCTTTCGCGCGGCGGCGGCCGGCAAGCATCGGGTGTTGCTGCTGGGCGCCGGATTGATCGGCTGCGAATTCGCAAACGACCTGATTCTCGGTGGTTACGAGGTGCAACTGGTTGCACCGTGTGAACAAGTCATGCCGACCTTGCTGCACCCGGCGGCGGCCGCTGCGGTCCAGGCCGGCCTGGAAAGCCTGGGCGCGCGCTTCCACCTCGGGCCGGTGCTCAATCGCCTGCAGCGAGTGGCTGACGGCCTGGAAGCACATCTGTCCGACGGCCAGGTCATCCCTTGCGATGTAGTGGTATCGGCCATCGGTCTGCGTCCGCGCATCGACCTGGCGGCTGCTGCCGGGGTGCAGGTCAATCGCGGCGTAGTGGTCGACCGTCACCTCAAAACTTCTCATGCCAACATCTACGCCTTGGGCGACTGCGCCGAGGTCGATGGGCTGAATTTGTTGTACGTCATGCCCCTCATGAGCTGTGCGAGAGCGCTGGCTCAGACCCTCGCCGGAAACCCCACCGCTGTGAGTTATGGCCCGATGCCGATCACCGTGAAAACCCCGGTCTGTCCATTGGTGGTTTCCCCGCCACCACGGGGCGCGGAGGGCGTCTGGACGGTGGAAGGGCAGGGCGCGGACATCAAGGTGCTGTGCCGCGACAGCGCCGGCAAATTGCTGGGCTATGCCCTGACAGGCGCGGCGGTGATGGAAAAACTCGCCCTGAACAAAGAGCTTCCGCCCCTGTTGGCGTAA
- a CDS encoding HU family DNA-binding protein translates to MRKPELAAAIAEKADLTKEQANRVLNAVLEEITGALHRKDSVTLVGFGTFLQRHRGARTGKNPQTGEPVKIKASNTVAFKPGKSLKDSVNP, encoded by the coding sequence ATGCGCAAACCAGAACTCGCCGCTGCAATCGCGGAAAAAGCAGACCTCACCAAAGAACAGGCCAACCGCGTTCTCAACGCCGTTCTCGAAGAAATCACCGGCGCCCTGCACCGCAAAGACAGCGTGACGCTGGTGGGCTTCGGCACCTTCCTGCAACGCCATCGCGGTGCCCGTACCGGCAAAAACCCGCAAACCGGTGAGCCGGTGAAGATCAAGGCCAGCAACACTGTTGCGTTCAAGCCGGGCAAGTCGTTGAAGGACAGCGTTAATCCGTAA
- a CDS encoding DUF6124 family protein, whose product MFKVTPNPPDTDPVSPYESPDSKKLNDAAERALDHHFPPAEPKPPKRKGQLFSVCPGINTEALLANASEDILSISAIAADLADDVDGSRRSVALALSRMADGVHLLVERALDHLNEPEIAAILARKQSRVS is encoded by the coding sequence ATGTTCAAAGTTACACCTAACCCACCGGACACCGATCCGGTCTCCCCATACGAAAGCCCCGATTCAAAAAAACTCAACGACGCCGCCGAACGCGCCCTCGACCACCACTTCCCGCCAGCCGAACCAAAGCCACCGAAACGCAAAGGCCAGCTCTTCAGCGTCTGCCCGGGCATCAACACTGAAGCCCTCCTCGCCAATGCCTCGGAAGATATCTTGTCCATCAGCGCCATCGCCGCCGACCTCGCCGACGACGTGGACGGTTCACGCCGCTCCGTAGCCCTGGCGCTCAGCCGCATGGCCGACGGGGTGCATTTGTTGGTAGAGCGCGCGCTGGATCACCTGAATGAGCCGGAAATAGCAGCGATTCTCGCCAGGAAACAAAGCCGCGTCAGCTAA
- a CDS encoding tetratricopeptide repeat protein, with translation MLPEPKLEWTPLSSWVTGSFFNLHFDNGDFETAKDWAQKTLDGRESDIDTGPLINLGMVYFELEDYSQAYKYFDDAYSFGKARAFQERPKKYLKFYLEKKS, from the coding sequence TTGCTTCCTGAGCCAAAACTTGAATGGACACCTTTGTCGTCATGGGTCACAGGTTCTTTTTTCAACCTGCACTTCGACAACGGTGACTTCGAGACCGCTAAAGATTGGGCGCAAAAGACCCTGGATGGCCGAGAGTCAGATATCGATACAGGGCCGCTGATCAACCTGGGAATGGTCTACTTTGAATTGGAAGATTATTCACAGGCCTATAAATACTTTGACGATGCTTATAGCTTCGGTAAGGCACGAGCCTTTCAAGAAAGGCCAAAAAAATATTTGAAGTTCTATTTAGAGAAAAAATCCTGA